In Cheilinus undulatus linkage group 24, ASM1832078v1, whole genome shotgun sequence, a single window of DNA contains:
- the LOC121506509 gene encoding RCC1 and BTB domain-containing protein 1-like, with the protein MERCFSVSRDDSAPCSPPPPASPPHILPLSAPPSSPPSAVTPPPPPPPPPPQGRFSFAGAMVDVSKWPLFSLLSHEELSTIRQACVFGIYANEAIYVTHANEVFVFGFNSSSCLGTGDSLSTIVPKKLDFLRGKKVISLSYGSGPHVLLATEDGQLFAWGHNGYSQLGNGSTNQGLSPVLVTSNLQSKKVKEVSCGSHHSMARTHDGEVFAWGYNNCGQVVQVLFDNTANQVLFDKESEVQAPAEDRVFQVVCGYGHCLAQTDEGLLYAWGANTYGQLGTGNKSNQLSPVQVLSDKERVVEVAACHSTHTSAARTQSGQVYMWGQCRGQSIVTPHLTHFMNRSPIKQRRRRRTWKCIHVHKAVLKIRCEHFRSMFRSQWTEDQQDVIEIGQFSYPVYRSFLQFLYTDTVDLPPEDAIGLLDLATSYCENRLKRLCQQIIKRGITVENAFTLLSAAIRYDAEDLEVFCFRFCVNHLTQVTQTGAFWQVDGAMLKEFISRASRCGAFKN; encoded by the exons ATGGAGCGATGTTTTAG TGTCAGCAGGGATGATTCAGCTCCCTGCTCCCCACCTCCTCCAGCATCTCCTCCTCACATCCTCCCCCTCTCAGCGcctccctcctctcccccaTCAGCCgtgactcctcctcctcctcctcctcctcctcctccacaagGACGGTTCAGCTTTGCAGGAGCCATGGTGGACGTCAGTAAGTGGCCCCTGTTTTCTCTGCTGAGCCACGAGGAGCTGTCCACCATTCGGCAGGCGTGCGTTTTTGGCATCTACGCCAATGAGGCCATCTATGTCACACATGCCAACGAG GTGTTCGTGTTTGGCttcaacagcagcagctgccTCGGCACAGGAGACAGCCTGAGCACCATCGTGCCCAAGAAGTTGGATTTCCTGAGGGGGAAGAAGGTGATCAGCCTGAGCTACGGCAGCGGACCTCACGTCCTTTTAGCTACAGAGG ATGGACAGCTGTTTGCGTGGGGACATAACGGCTACAGTCAGCTGGGGAACGGCAGCACCAACCAGGGCCTCTCCCCGGTCCTCGTCACCTCCAACCTGCAGAGCAAGAAGGTGAAAGAAGTGTCGTGTGGCTCGCATCACTCCATGGCGCGCACTCATGATGGAGAG GTGTTTGCATGGGGTTATAATAACTGTGGCCAGGTGGTTCAGGTCCTGTTTGACAACACGGCCAACCAGGTCCTGTTTGACAAAGAGAGTGAGGTTCAGGCTCCTGCAGAAGACCGAG TTTTCCAGGTCGTGTGCGGCTACGGCCACTGCCTGGCTCAAACAGACGAGGGTCTGCTGTACGCCTGGGGAGCAAACACCTACGGTCAGCTGGGAACGGGCAACAAGAGCAACCAGCTGAGCCCTGTGCAGGTCCTGTCTGACAAAGAGAG GGTGGTCGAGGTCGCTGCGTGCCATTCCACACACACCTCAGCTGCCAGGACACAGAGTGGGCAG GTATACATGTGGGGTCAGTGTCGAGGTCAGTCCATCGTTACGCCACATCTCACTCACTTCATGAACAGATCACcaataaaacagagaagaagaaggag AACATGGAAATGCATTCACGTACACAAAGCTGTGCTAAAAATAAG GTGTGAGCATTTCCGCTCCATGTTCCGCTCTCAGTGGACGGAGGATCAGCAGGACGTGATCGAGATCGGACAGTTCTCCTACCCCGTCTACAGATCATTCCTGCAGTTCCTCTACACGGACACCGTTGACCTTCCCCCCGAGGACGCCATCG GCCTGTTGGACCTGGCCACCTCGTACTGTGAGAACCGGCTGAAACGTCTGTGTCAGCAGATCATCAAAAGAGGGATCACTGTGGAGAACGCCTTCACGCTGCTGTCCGCCGCCATACGATACGATGCAGAG GACTTGGAGGTGTTCTGCTTCCGGTTCTGTGTGAACCACCTGACTCAGGTGACGCAGACCGGAGCTTTCTGGCAGGTAGACGGAGCCATGCTGAAGGAGTTCATCAGCCGGGCCAGCCGCTGCGGAGCCTTTAAGAACTGA